GAGAACCCGCCGGTGAAGACCCGGTCGGCGGCGACGGGCGCGGTGGCGCCGGGCTTGAGCTTGACGAGGTAACTGCCGGGCACGGCCCACGGCGAGGCGGCGCGCAGGACCGCGCCTTCCGAAGCCGTGGCGGGGGTGACCACGACGGCGACCAGCAGTGCCGCGGCGGCCAAGCCGGGTAACAGGGGTTTGCGCATGGATGTCGTCCTTTGCAGGGGTGGGACGAGGGTCAGGCGGAGGGGTTGCTCCGCGTAGCCGGCTCCGACAACGTGCCGGAGAACCCATTCAACGCTGTGGAGAAAATACGGTCCACGCAACGACCGAAGCGAGCGGCAGGCGAGTTGGCACGCGCTGTGGAGAAATCCTTCAGCGCAACGGTGTTGCGGTTCGGGATGGCGCCCGCCGCCGCGATGGTCCTTTCGGGGGCATGAACGGTGGTCGAAGTGACGGCGGCCACAGGGGCTCTCGCGCCCGCCGTGGCGATCCAACGGAGCTTGCGCATACCTGGTCCGTTCTTCGCAGGGAACGGCGCGCGGCGCCCGGTGGAGCGGCAGGGGCGGGGCCGCGGACCGCCTCGTGTGGGCTGCATCACCCCACGTACCCGAGGCTATGGGGCGGTTCGGGTACCGGGAAGCGACCACTTGTCCCAGCGGGAGTGCGACGATCGCCGGGACCGGGACCTTCACACCCCCGCTGTTAATGAGAATTCAAACATTTCACGGTCCGGGGGATTTTGCCCGCCGATTCGGTTAAATTCACGTCGGGAAACCCGATCGGCTGTACCGCCGGGGTGATTTCCCACGATAACGTCGCTCGCCTTGTCCTCGGGAGAACGGAGTGGAGATGCCAACGCCAGTCGTCGGGCCGGATTCGCGGGTGCGCGATCCCCGACGGATCGACGGAGGAGCAGACCCCTTCGCGGACGCACTGCGATCGGCGATCCGGGCGAAGGGACTGAGCCTGGAGCGCATCCAGCACAAGCTGCGGTCACGCGGCGTGGCGGTCAGCATCGCCGCGCTGAGCTACTGGCAGTCCGGGCGGCGCCGCCCGGAGCGGCCCGACTCGCTCGCGGCGGTCGGGCACCTGGAGGAGATCCTCGACGTCGGGGAGGGCGGCCTGAGCACCCTGCTCGGTCCGCCGCGTCCGCGCGGGAAGGCGCGGCCGAGGTCTCGGCACACCGGTCCGGAGGGGTGGGTCCACCGGAACGACTACGAGACCATGGCCGAGCTGCTCGCCGACGTCGACACGAGCACCGACCAGGACCTCACCCGGCTCAGCCTGCGGGACCAGGTGGAGCTGGCGATGGACGGCAGCACCCGGCGGGTGCGCTCGCGGCAGGTGCTGCGGGCCGAACGGGCGGGCGTGGACCGGGTCCTGCTCGGCTACGACACCCGGCTGCCGGGTGACCCGCTGCCGGTGATCGGCACGCTGCGCTCGTGCCGGCTGGGACGGGTGTCCGCGGACCCGCGCAACGGTCTGATGATCGCCGAGCTGCTGTTCGAACGGCCGTTGCGCCGGGGCGAGCGGACCGCGGTGGAGTACGAGCTGATCCACATGGCCCCGCACCACCCCACGCACGACAACACCTACTCGCGCCGGTTCCGCCACCCGGTCCGGGAGTACGTCCTGGAGGTCAGGTACGACTCCCGGTGCAGGCCTGCGCGGTGCGAGCAGTTCACGACGGACCTGTCCGGCGGCGAGCCCGCCGACGTCCGCGAGACCCCGGTGGACACCTGGGGTTACGCGTACGCCGTGGCGCTGGACTTCGGTCCCGGCGTGGTGGGACTGCGCTGGGATTGGACGTGATCGACTAGTACGAGCGCGGCAACCGCAAGGTGTGCTGCGCGACGAAGTTCAGGATCATCTCGCGGCTGACCGGAGCGATCCGGGACAGCCTTGACGCGGCGAGCAGGGCCCCGAGTCCGTACTCGGAGGCCAACCCGTTCCCGCCGTGCACCTGGATGGCCTGGTCCACCGCCGCCGCCACCGCCTCCCCCGCCGCGTACTTGGCCATGTTGGCCGCCTCGCCCGCAGCCCGGTCTTCTCCAGCGTCGTAGAGAGCCGCGGCCTTCTGGGTCATCAGCCGAGCGAGCTCGACCTGGATCGCGCACTGCGCCAACGGGTGCGCGACGCCCTGGTGCGCGCCGATCGGCTTGTCCCAGACGGTGCGGGTGCGGGCGTACTCCGACGCCTGGTCGAGCGCGCGGCGGGCCATGCCGGTGGCCAGTGACGCCGCCATGACGCGCTCCGGGTTGAGCCCGGCGAACAGCTGGGCCAACCCGGCGTCCTCGGCGCCCACGAGGGCGTCGGCGGGCAGGCGGACGTCGTCGAAGAAGCACGTGAACTGCTTCTCCGGGGACACGATCTCCATCGGGATGTGCTGGAAGGTGAACCCTTCGGCGTCGGTGGGGACGATCATCAGCGACGGCAGCAGCCGGTTGCCCGTCGCGTCGACGTGCCGGGCCACGACCAGCACCGCGGCGACCTCGTCGACACCGGAGATGTAGTACTTGCCGCCGGACAGGACCCACTCGTCACCGTCGCGGCGCACGGCGGTGGCGAGCTTGTGGGAGTTGGAGCCGGCGTCGGGCTCGGTGATGGCGAAGGCCATCTTGGTGGTGCCGTCGGCGAACCCGGGCAGCCACCGCCGCTTCTGCTCCTCGGTGCCGAAGCGGGCGATGACGGTGGCGCAGATGGCCGGGGAGACGACCATCAGCAGCAGCGGGCAGCCCGCGGCGGCCAGTTCCTCGCACACCGCCGCGAGGTCGCCGATCCCGCCGCCACCGCCGCCGTACTCGGTGGGGACGGCGACACCGAGGTAGCCGAGCTTGCCCGCCTCGGCCCACAGCTCGTCGGTCTTCTCCCCCGCCCGCGCCTTGGCGACGAAGTAGTCCGGCCCGTACTTGCCGGCCAGGTCGGCGACGGCCTTGCGCAGCGCCCGCCGCTCCTCGCTCTCCACGAAGTTGGTCATGACCCCTCCACAACGGCGAGCACGTCGCCCGCATCGACCTGGTGACCCGGCTGGACGAGGACTTCGGCGACCGTGCCGCCGGTCGCGGCGAGCACGCGGTGCTCCATCTTCATCGCCTCCAGCACCAACAACTCCGTGCCGGCCTCGACGTGCTGCCCGGCCTCGACGGACACCCGCACCACGGTTCCCGGCATGGGCGCGACGGTCGCGCCCTCGGCGACCCTGGAGGTGGGTTCCGGGAAGCGGGGCAGCACGCGCAGTGACAACCCGCCGACCTCCACCCGATCCCCATATACGGCAACGGGGTATGTGACCTGCACTCCGTCTTGCGCGAGCACGACGAAATCTTTAGCCGCGCGCACGACTTCGACTTCAGGACTGCATATGACTCCATCGCGGGTGTGCCGGTAGGAGATCTCCACCGATTCACCGTCGAATTCGAAACCGACTTTTTGCGGCTGCGACGGCACATTGCGCCAGCCCAGCGGCAGGGCGGTGCGGCGATTCTCCGCCAGAGCCAGCGCGGCGGCCAGCGCGGCGGGGCGAACGTCCACGTCAGGCCGCTTTGTCAGGCCGTGTTGGGCCAGGAACCCGGTGTGGGTGTCGCCCGCCGCGAAGGCCGGATGGCGCAACGTCCGCACCAGGAGTTCGCGGTTGGTGACCAAGCCGTGCAGCTCCGCCCGGTCCAGCGCGTTGGCCAGTTTGCGCACGGCGGCGGCACGCGTCTCGCCCCACGCCACGACCTTGGCCAGCATGGGGTCGTAGTGCACCCCCACGACGCTGCCGTCCTCCACGCCGCTGTCCACGCGGACGCCGTCCGGGACGCGGAAGCGGTGCAGGGTGCCCGACGCCGGCCGCCAGTCGTGCGCCGGGTCCTCCGCGTACAGGCGGGCCTCGATCGCGTGGCCGTGCGGGGTGGGCGGTTCGGCGGGCAGCCGTGCGCCCTCGGCGATGGCGAGCTGCCAGGCCACCAGGTCCAGGCCGAAGACCTCCTCGGTGACCGGGTGCTCGACCTGGAGGCGGGTGTTGACCTCCAGGAAGTGGAACTCCTGGTCGTCGGTGAACAGGAACTCGACCGTGCCCGCGCCGACGTACCCGATGGCGTGCGCGGCCTTCGTGGCGGCGTCGAACAGCCGCTGCCGGGCCTCGGAGCGCACCGCCGGGCTCGGCGTCTCCTCGATGATCTTCTGGTGCCGCCGCTGGATGGAGCACTCCCGCTCCCCCAGCGCCCACACCGTGCCGTGGGTGTCGGCGAGGATCTGCACCTCGACGTGCCGCGCGTTCTCCAGCAGCGGCTCGCAGAACACCGTGCCGTCGCCGAACGCCGACTCGGCCTCGCGGCGGGCGGCGGCGACGGCCTCGGCCAGTTCTTCGCGGGTCCGCACGACCCGCATGCCCCGGCCACCGCCGCCGGCGGACGCCTTGACCAGCAACGGGAACTCCGTCGCGGTCTCGGGGTCCAGCTCGGGCAGCACCGGCACGCCGGCGTCGGCCATGCGCTTCTTCGCGGCGACCTTCGAGCCCATCGCCTCGATGACCTCGGGGTCCGGACCGACCCACGTGAGACCGGCCCGCTGCACGGCCCGCGCGAACTCGGCGTTCTCGGACAGGAACCCGTAGCCGGGGTGCACGGCGTCCGCGCCGGCCGCCTTCGCCGCCGCCACCAGCGCGTCGATCCGCAGGTAGGTCTCGGCGGGCGCGGCGCCGGGCAGGCGCACCGCCACGTCGGCCTCCCGGACGTGCGGCGCGTCGGCGTCCGGGTCGGAGAACACCGCCACCGGGCTGACGCCCACCGCGCGGCACGTGCGCGCGACGCGGCGGGCGATCTCGCCCCGGTTGGCGATCAGGAGCTTGCTGATCACGGGTGACCTCACATCCGGAAGACGCCGTAGCCGTCGGCGCCCTTGATCTGTCCACTGTGGATCGCCGACAGGCACAGGCCGAGCACCGTGCGGGTGTCGCGCGGGTCGATCACGCCGTCGTCGTAGAGCCGGCCGGACAGGAAGGCGGCCAGGGACTGCTGCTCGATCTGACCCTCGACCATCTGCCGCATGGCCGCGTCGTGCTCCTCGTTGTACTCCTGCCCCTTCGCGGCGGCGGCCTGCCGCGCCACGATCGACAGCACGCCCGCGAGCTGCACCGGCCCCATCACGGCGGACTTGGCGTTGGGCCAGGTGAACAGGAAGCGCGGGTCGTAGGCCCGGCCGCACATGCCGTAGTTGCCCGCGCCGTAGGACGCGCCCATCGTCACGGTCAGGTGCGGCACCCGGCTGTTGGACACCGCGTTGATCATCATGGCGCCGTGCTTGATGATCCCGCCCTGCTCGTACTGCGCGCCGACCATGTAGCCGGTGGTGTTCTGGAGGAACAGCAGCGGGGTGTCCTGCTTGTTGGCCAGCTGGATGAACTGGGTGGCCTTCTGGGCTTCCGCGCTGAACAGCACGCCCCGCGCGTTGGCGAGGACGCCGATCGGGTACCCGTGCAGGTCGGCCCACCCGGTGACCAGGCTGGTGCCGTAGTCGGGCTTGAACTCGTCGAACCGCGAGCCGTCCACGATCCGGGCGATGACCTCGCGCGGGTCGAACGGCACCCGCAGGTCGGTCGGGACCAGGCCGAGCAGCTCTTCCTCGTCGTAGAGCGGCGGTTCGCTGGGCTTGGGCCGTGGTCCGAGCTTGCGCCAGTTCAGGCGGGCGACGATCCGGCGGGTGAGGCGGATCGCGTCCACCTCGTCGGTCGCCACGAAGTCCGCGAGGCCGGAGGTGGTGCCGTGCATCCGCGCGCCGCCCAGCGACTCGTCGTCGGACTCCTCGCCGGTGGCCATCTTGACCAGCGGCGGGCCGCCGAGGAACACCTTGGAGCGCTGGTCGATCATCACCACGTAGTCGGACATGCCCGGCACGTACGCGCCGCCGGCGGTGGCGTTGCCGAACACCGTGCTGATGGTCGGGATGCCGGCCGCGCTCAGCCGGGTCAGGTCCCGGAACGCCCGCCCGCCGGGGATGAAGATCTCGCTCTGGCTGGGCAGGTCCGCCCCACCGGACTCGACCAGGCCGATCAGCGGCAGCCGGTTCTGGAGCGCGATGTCGTTGGCGCGGAACGTCTTGCGCAGGGTGTAGGGGTTGCTCGCGCCGCCGCGCACGGTCGGGTCGTTGGCGACGATCACGCACTCGACGCCCTCGACCACGCCGATGCCCGTGACGACGCTCGCGCCCACCGGGTAGTCGGTGCCCCACGCGGCCAGCGGGGACAGCTCCAGGAACGGGCTGTCCTGGTCCACCAGCAGCTCGATGCGCTCCCGGGCCAGCAACTTGCCGCGCTTGTGGTGCCGTTCGGTGTACTTCGGCCCGCCGCCCGCGAGCGCCTTGGCGTGCTCGGCGTCCAGGTCGGCGAGCTTGGCCAGCAACGCCTCGCGGTTCTCGTGGTACTCCACGGCCCGCGTGTCCAGCCTCGTGCCCAACGTCGTCATGCCGTGAACCCCAATCGCTTCGCGGCCAGCTCCACCATCACCTCGGTGGCGCCGCCGCCGATGCCGAGGATGCGCGCGTCCCGGTAGTGCCGCTCGACCTCGCTGTCACGCATGTACCCCGCGCCGCCGTGCAGCTGGACGGCCGCGTCCACGACTGCTGAACACGCCTCGACGGCCGCGTTCTTGGCGAAGCACACCTGTGCCACCGCCTCCTCGCCGCGCGCCACCTTGACCGCCACCTCGCGGGTGTAGGTACGGGCGAGGTCGGTGCGTTGTGCCATCTCCACCAGCTTGTGCCGGACTACCTGGCGGCCCATGAGCGGGCGGCCGAAGGTCTCCCGTTGGCGGGTGTAGGCGATCGTCAGGTCGAGGCAGCGCTGGGCCGTCGCGTACGCCTGCACGGCCAGGGAGATCCGCTCGACCTGGAACTGGCGCATGATCAGGCCGAACCCGCCGTTCTCCGGGCCGACCAGGTTGGCCGCCGGAACTCTCGCGTCCACAAAGGACAGTTCTGCGGTGTCCGAGCAGTGCCAGCCCATCTTGTCCAGCCGCCGGTCCACGGTGAAGCCCGGGGTGCCCTTCTCGACCACGAGCAGGCTGATGCCCTGGTAGCCCTCGCCGCCGGTCCGCACCGCCGTGGTCACGAAGTCCGCACGGTCGCCCGAGGTGATGAACGTCTTCGACCCGTTGACGACGTAGTGGTCGCCGTCCTTGACGGCTTTCGTGCGGAGAGCGGCCACGTCCGACCCGCCGCCGGGCTCGGTGACCGCCAGCGCGCCGATCAGCTCGCCCTCCAGCGTCGGCCGCACGAACCGGTCGACCAGGTCGGGGCCGCCCGCGTCCACGATGTGCGGGAGCGCGATGCCGTGCGTGAGCAGGGCCGCGATCAGGCCGGACGACCCGCCCGCCTGGATCAGCTCCTCGGTGACGACGACGGTGTCGAGCAGATCGCCCGCCCCGCCGACGCTCTCGGGGAAACCGATGCCCAGCAGGCCGATCTTGGCGGCTTTCCGGTGCAGGGCGCGGGGGACTTCGCCGTCGCGCTCCCAGTCGCCCAGGTGCGGGACGACCTCCTGCTCGGTGAACCGGCGGACGGTGGCCCGCAGGTCCCGGCGCTCCGGCGTCTCGAACAGGTCCGAGGTGGTGTTCACAGCAAGTCCTCCGGGATGTCCACGTGCCGGGACCGCAGCCACTCGCCCAGCGCCTTGGCCTGCGGGTCGAACCGGGTCGAGGACGCCACGCCCTCGCCCAGCAGGCCGTGCAGCACGAAGTTCAGCGCCTTGAGGTTCGGCAGCTCGTACCGGTCCACCTCGCCCGCCTCGGGCAGCAGTTCCTTGAGGCGGGCCACGGTCAGCTCTTCGACCAGCCACGCGTACTGGGCGTCGGTGCGCACCCACACGCCGAGGTTCGCGTCACCGCCCTTGTCGCCTGACCGCGCGCCCGCGATCGTGCCCAACGGGACCCTCATACCGCGACCACCTCCCCGTTCGGCAGGACCGCTTCGTGGCGCACCTCGTGCCGGCCGACGTAAGCGGCCTTGTAGACCCCGTACGGCGTGCCGTCGCCGGGTGGCGCGGTGACGTGGAAGCCCGGGTAGGAGGCCAGCGCCAGCTCGATGCCCGCCCGGGAGAACGCCTTGGCCCGCTTGGGGTCCGAGGTCTTGATCGTGGCGTGGAGCAGGGCCGAGGCGGTTTCCTCGGTCTCGGCGTCGGGGTGGTCGGTGCGGGCCAACGTCCAGGTCAGGCCGTCTTTGCCGATGGCGTCTTCGAGTTGCCGTCGCACCAGTTCGGCTTTGCGCTCGATGTCCAGTCCGCAGAGAACGAACGTGGTGGAGTTGCGGAAGCCGCCGAGGTGGTTCAGGCACACCTTGAGCATGTCCGGCGGCGGGGAGCCCTTCGTGCCGGTGATGCGGACGCCCCTGGGGTGGTCTTCGAGCCGGATGGTGTCGAAGTGGCTGGTGACGTCCGGGCCGAGGTAGGCCGGTGCGCCGATCTCGTACAGGAGTTGGGCGGTGACCGTGTCGATCGTGACCGCGCCGCCCGTGCCGTCGTGCTTGGTGATCAGCGCGGAACCGTCGGCCTCGATCTCGGCGATCGGGAAGCCGGGACGGGTCGCGTCGATCTCGGTGAAGAAGGCGTAGTTGCCGCCCGTGGCCTGGGTGCCGCACTCCAGGACGTGCCCGGCGACGGTCGCGCCGGCGA
This DNA window, taken from Saccharothrix variisporea, encodes the following:
- a CDS encoding acyl-CoA dehydrogenase family protein; the protein is MTNFVESEERRALRKAVADLAGKYGPDYFVAKARAGEKTDELWAEAGKLGYLGVAVPTEYGGGGGGIGDLAAVCEELAAAGCPLLLMVVSPAICATVIARFGTEEQKRRWLPGFADGTTKMAFAITEPDAGSNSHKLATAVRRDGDEWVLSGGKYYISGVDEVAAVLVVARHVDATGNRLLPSLMIVPTDAEGFTFQHIPMEIVSPEKQFTCFFDDVRLPADALVGAEDAGLAQLFAGLNPERVMAASLATGMARRALDQASEYARTRTVWDKPIGAHQGVAHPLAQCAIQVELARLMTQKAAALYDAGEDRAAGEAANMAKYAAGEAVAAAVDQAIQVHGGNGLASEYGLGALLAASRLSRIAPVSREMILNFVAQHTLRLPRSY
- a CDS encoding acetyl/propionyl/methylcrotonyl-CoA carboxylase subunit alpha, with product MISKLLIANRGEIARRVARTCRAVGVSPVAVFSDPDADAPHVREADVAVRLPGAAPAETYLRIDALVAAAKAAGADAVHPGYGFLSENAEFARAVQRAGLTWVGPDPEVIEAMGSKVAAKKRMADAGVPVLPELDPETATEFPLLVKASAGGGGRGMRVVRTREELAEAVAAARREAESAFGDGTVFCEPLLENARHVEVQILADTHGTVWALGERECSIQRRHQKIIEETPSPAVRSEARQRLFDAATKAAHAIGYVGAGTVEFLFTDDQEFHFLEVNTRLQVEHPVTEEVFGLDLVAWQLAIAEGARLPAEPPTPHGHAIEARLYAEDPAHDWRPASGTLHRFRVPDGVRVDSGVEDGSVVGVHYDPMLAKVVAWGETRAAAVRKLANALDRAELHGLVTNRELLVRTLRHPAFAAGDTHTGFLAQHGLTKRPDVDVRPAALAAALALAENRRTALPLGWRNVPSQPQKVGFEFDGESVEISYRHTRDGVICSPEVEVVRAAKDFVVLAQDGVQVTYPVAVYGDRVEVGGLSLRVLPRFPEPTSRVAEGATVAPMPGTVVRVSVEAGQHVEAGTELLVLEAMKMEHRVLAATGGTVAEVLVQPGHQVDAGDVLAVVEGS
- a CDS encoding acyl-CoA carboxylase subunit beta; this encodes MTTLGTRLDTRAVEYHENREALLAKLADLDAEHAKALAGGGPKYTERHHKRGKLLARERIELLVDQDSPFLELSPLAAWGTDYPVGASVVTGIGVVEGVECVIVANDPTVRGGASNPYTLRKTFRANDIALQNRLPLIGLVESGGADLPSQSEIFIPGGRAFRDLTRLSAAGIPTISTVFGNATAGGAYVPGMSDYVVMIDQRSKVFLGGPPLVKMATGEESDDESLGGARMHGTTSGLADFVATDEVDAIRLTRRIVARLNWRKLGPRPKPSEPPLYDEEELLGLVPTDLRVPFDPREVIARIVDGSRFDEFKPDYGTSLVTGWADLHGYPIGVLANARGVLFSAEAQKATQFIQLANKQDTPLLFLQNTTGYMVGAQYEQGGIIKHGAMMINAVSNSRVPHLTVTMGASYGAGNYGMCGRAYDPRFLFTWPNAKSAVMGPVQLAGVLSIVARQAAAAKGQEYNEEHDAAMRQMVEGQIEQQSLAAFLSGRLYDDGVIDPRDTRTVLGLCLSAIHSGQIKGADGYGVFRM
- a CDS encoding acyl-CoA dehydrogenase family protein, giving the protein MNTTSDLFETPERRDLRATVRRFTEQEVVPHLGDWERDGEVPRALHRKAAKIGLLGIGFPESVGGAGDLLDTVVVTEELIQAGGSSGLIAALLTHGIALPHIVDAGGPDLVDRFVRPTLEGELIGALAVTEPGGGSDVAALRTKAVKDGDHYVVNGSKTFITSGDRADFVTTAVRTGGEGYQGISLLVVEKGTPGFTVDRRLDKMGWHCSDTAELSFVDARVPAANLVGPENGGFGLIMRQFQVERISLAVQAYATAQRCLDLTIAYTRQRETFGRPLMGRQVVRHKLVEMAQRTDLARTYTREVAVKVARGEEAVAQVCFAKNAAVEACSAVVDAAVQLHGGAGYMRDSEVERHYRDARILGIGGGATEVMVELAAKRLGFTA